From the genome of Ectobacillus sp. JY-23, one region includes:
- the purQ gene encoding phosphoribosylformylglycinamidine synthase subunit PurQ, producing MKFAVIVFPGSNCDVDMYHAIKDELGVEVEYVWHDTKSLDAYDGVLLPGGFSYGDYLRCGAISRFSNVMNAVKEAAEAGKPVLGVCNGFQILLEAGLLPGALMRNKNLKFMCRTVGLSVENNKTMFTSHYAQGEIINIPIAHGEGNYYCDEETLKTLEENNQIVFRYTDNPNGSVSDIAGITNERGNVLGMMPHPERAVDELLGGADGLKLFLSILKHWREHHAVTA from the coding sequence GTGAAATTCGCCGTAATCGTTTTTCCGGGTTCAAACTGTGATGTTGATATGTATCATGCCATTAAAGATGAATTAGGTGTGGAAGTAGAATATGTCTGGCATGATACGAAAAGTTTAGATGCATATGATGGCGTGTTATTGCCAGGTGGATTTTCATATGGTGACTATTTACGCTGCGGAGCAATTTCCCGTTTTTCCAATGTTATGAATGCAGTAAAGGAAGCTGCTGAAGCAGGAAAGCCGGTTTTGGGTGTATGTAATGGCTTTCAGATTTTGCTAGAGGCGGGACTGCTGCCTGGGGCATTGATGCGCAATAAAAATTTGAAGTTTATGTGCCGTACAGTCGGTCTTTCTGTTGAAAACAACAAAACTATGTTTACTTCGCATTATGCGCAGGGTGAAATCATTAACATCCCGATTGCCCATGGTGAGGGTAATTACTACTGTGATGAAGAAACATTAAAAACGCTAGAAGAAAATAATCAAATCGTATTCAGATATACAGACAATCCAAATGGAAGCGTTTCTGATATCGCGGGTATTACAAATGAACGTGGCAATGTACTTGGTATGATGCCGCATCCGGAGCGCGCTGTAGATGAACTATTAGGAGGAGCAGATGGCTTGAAGCTCTTTCTATCAATCTTAAAACACTGGAGGGAACACCATGCCGTTACTGCTTGA
- the purL gene encoding phosphoribosylformylglycinamidine synthase subunit PurL produces the protein MPLLLEPNPTQIEEQKIYAEMGLSDEEFQMIKDILGRTPNYTETGLFSVMWSEHCSYKNSKPVLRKFPTTGERVLQGPGEGAGIVDIGDNQAVVFKIESHNHPSAIEPYQGAATGVGGIIRDVFSMGARPVALLNSLRFGELQTPRVKYLFEEVVAGIAGYGNCIGIPTVGGEVQFDPCYEGNPLVNAMCVGLINHEDIKKGQAHGAGNTVMYVGASTGRDGIHGATFASEELSEDSESKRPAVQVGDPFMEKLLLEACLELVKSDALVGIQDMGAAGLTSSSAEMASKAGMGIEMHLDDVPQREAGMTAYEMMLSESQERMLIVVKKGREQEIKDLFQKYGLAAVVVGKVTEDKMLRLFHKGEMVAEVPADALAEEAPVYHKPSQEPAYFAEFQAMENDVPQVDNYNETLLALLKQPTIASKEWVYDQYDHQVRTSTIVTPGSDAAVVRVRGTQKALAMTTDCNSRYIYLDPETGGKIAVAEAARNIVCSGAEPLAITDCLNYGNPEKPEIFWQIEKSVDGMSEACRTLSTPVIGGNVSLYNERSGDAVYPTPTVGMVGLVHDLAHVTTQDFKANGDLIYVIGETKSEFGGSELQKMTYGKIFGKAPAIDLDVEAKRQQQLLAAIQAGLVQSAHDIAEGGFAVAIAESLMGTAFGADVKVEGDATVALFAETQSRFVVSVKPENRAAFEQAVEAQYIGTVTETGKLIIRGTEELIHADVQELKTAWKGAIPCLLNSKA, from the coding sequence ATGCCGTTACTGCTTGAGCCAAATCCAACACAAATTGAAGAGCAAAAAATTTATGCTGAAATGGGTCTTTCTGACGAAGAATTTCAAATGATTAAAGATATCTTAGGCAGAACGCCAAATTATACAGAAACAGGATTATTTTCTGTCATGTGGTCAGAGCATTGTAGTTATAAAAACTCCAAGCCTGTTCTTCGTAAGTTCCCGACTACAGGTGAACGCGTCCTGCAAGGACCAGGCGAAGGTGCAGGTATTGTGGATATCGGCGACAACCAGGCGGTGGTATTTAAGATTGAAAGTCACAACCATCCATCCGCGATTGAGCCTTATCAAGGAGCGGCTACAGGTGTAGGCGGTATTATTCGCGATGTATTCTCTATGGGTGCGCGTCCTGTTGCACTATTAAACTCTTTGCGCTTCGGTGAGCTACAAACACCGCGCGTAAAGTACTTATTTGAAGAGGTTGTTGCAGGAATCGCAGGCTACGGCAACTGCATTGGTATTCCAACAGTAGGGGGCGAAGTGCAATTTGATCCTTGCTATGAGGGAAATCCGCTTGTGAATGCAATGTGCGTCGGCTTGATTAACCATGAGGATATCAAAAAAGGGCAAGCACACGGAGCGGGCAATACAGTGATGTATGTTGGCGCTTCTACAGGACGTGACGGTATTCATGGCGCGACGTTCGCTTCCGAAGAATTATCTGAGGATTCCGAGTCTAAACGTCCTGCGGTACAGGTGGGAGATCCGTTTATGGAGAAGCTCCTTCTAGAAGCGTGTCTTGAATTAGTAAAATCAGATGCTTTGGTCGGTATTCAAGATATGGGTGCTGCTGGCTTAACTTCTTCTTCAGCAGAAATGGCAAGTAAAGCTGGTATGGGAATTGAAATGCATCTAGACGATGTACCGCAGCGCGAAGCAGGTATGACAGCGTATGAAATGATGCTTTCAGAATCTCAGGAGCGCATGTTGATTGTTGTGAAAAAAGGCCGTGAGCAAGAGATTAAAGATTTGTTCCAAAAGTATGGTCTTGCGGCAGTTGTAGTAGGTAAAGTAACAGAAGATAAAATGCTTCGTCTATTCCATAAAGGTGAAATGGTAGCAGAGGTACCTGCTGATGCTCTGGCGGAAGAAGCACCTGTTTATCATAAACCTTCTCAAGAGCCTGCTTATTTTGCGGAATTCCAAGCGATGGAAAATGATGTTCCGCAGGTTGATAACTATAATGAAACCTTACTTGCTTTGCTTAAGCAGCCGACAATTGCAAGTAAGGAATGGGTCTATGACCAATACGACCACCAAGTACGCACGAGCACAATCGTAACACCAGGATCGGATGCAGCAGTTGTACGTGTACGCGGTACACAAAAAGCGCTTGCGATGACAACAGATTGTAATTCTCGCTATATTTATTTAGATCCGGAAACAGGCGGTAAAATTGCTGTGGCAGAAGCAGCGCGCAACATCGTATGCTCCGGTGCTGAGCCGCTAGCAATCACGGATTGCTTGAACTATGGAAATCCAGAGAAGCCGGAAATCTTCTGGCAAATCGAGAAGTCTGTAGATGGTATGAGCGAGGCATGTCGTACATTATCTACGCCGGTTATTGGCGGAAACGTATCTCTTTACAATGAGCGCAGCGGCGATGCGGTATATCCGACACCGACAGTTGGTATGGTTGGTCTTGTACATGACTTAGCGCATGTAACAACACAAGACTTTAAAGCAAACGGTGATTTAATATATGTAATCGGTGAAACAAAGTCAGAGTTTGGCGGCAGTGAGCTACAAAAGATGACATATGGAAAAATCTTCGGTAAAGCACCTGCGATTGATTTAGACGTAGAAGCGAAACGTCAACAGCAATTGCTTGCAGCTATTCAAGCAGGTCTAGTGCAATCTGCACATGATATTGCTGAAGGTGGCTTTGCGGTAGCCATTGCGGAGTCATTGATGGGAACAGCGTTTGGTGCGGATGTAAAGGTAGAGGGCGATGCAACAGTGGCGTTATTTGCAGAAACACAATCTCGTTTTGTGGTATCTGTAAAGCCAGAAAACCGTGCGGCCTTTGAGCAGGCTGTGGAAGCACAGTATATCGGGACAGTAACAGAAACAGGTAAACTCATCATTCGCGGTACAGAAGAGCTGATTCATGCGGATGTACAGGAGCTGAAAACTGCTTGGAAAGGGGCAATTCCATGCTTGCTGAACTCAAAGGCTTAA
- the purF gene encoding amidophosphoribosyltransferase encodes MLAELKGLNEECGVFGIWGHENAAQITYYGLHSLQHRGQEGAGIVVNDGTSLTGHKGLGLITEVFSHGELDKLKGKAAIGHVRYATAGGGGYENVQPLLFHSQTGSLALAHNGNLVNANRLKYELEMQGSIFQTTSDTEVLAHLLRRHNEFPLIDRVKVALNKIQGAFAFLMMTETQLLVALDPNGFRPLAIGMLDGAYVVASETCAFDIIGATYIRDVEPGELLIISDEGIESRVFTTETKHAICSMEYVYFSRPDSNIDGINVHAARKNMGKLLAKEAPVEADVVTGVPDSSISAAIGFAEASGIPYELGLIKNRYVGRTFIQPSQELRERGVKMKLSPVRGIVEGKRVVMIDDSIVRGTTSRRIVQMLRDAGATEVHVRIAAPPIVNPCYYGIDTSTREELIASKHSIEEMRVLIGADSLSFLSEEGLVDAVGRKRGECGGQCMACFNGQYPTPIYGEELVHQRN; translated from the coding sequence ATGCTTGCTGAACTCAAAGGCTTAAATGAAGAGTGCGGTGTTTTTGGGATTTGGGGGCATGAAAATGCAGCACAAATCACGTACTACGGTTTGCATAGCCTTCAGCACCGCGGCCAGGAAGGTGCAGGAATCGTTGTAAATGATGGTACTAGCTTAACCGGACATAAAGGACTCGGCTTAATTACAGAAGTTTTCTCACATGGTGAGCTTGATAAATTAAAAGGAAAAGCAGCAATTGGGCATGTAAGGTATGCAACAGCGGGCGGGGGCGGCTACGAGAATGTGCAGCCGCTTCTCTTCCATTCGCAAACAGGTAGTCTAGCGCTTGCGCACAATGGCAATCTGGTGAATGCGAATCGCTTAAAATATGAACTTGAGATGCAGGGCAGTATTTTTCAAACAACGTCTGATACAGAAGTATTAGCGCATTTACTCCGTCGTCATAATGAATTTCCTCTTATCGATCGAGTGAAGGTAGCATTGAATAAAATTCAAGGAGCATTTGCCTTTTTAATGATGACAGAAACACAGCTTTTGGTTGCGCTTGATCCAAACGGCTTCCGTCCCTTAGCAATCGGTATGCTTGACGGGGCATACGTAGTCGCTTCTGAAACATGTGCGTTTGATATCATAGGGGCAACGTATATTCGTGATGTGGAGCCAGGAGAGCTGCTTATTATCTCTGACGAGGGGATAGAGTCAAGAGTGTTCACAACAGAAACAAAGCATGCGATCTGTAGTATGGAATATGTGTATTTTTCCAGACCGGACAGCAATATCGATGGTATTAACGTTCATGCGGCTCGTAAAAATATGGGTAAACTGCTTGCAAAAGAAGCGCCAGTTGAGGCAGACGTAGTTACAGGTGTACCGGATTCCAGTATTTCAGCAGCGATCGGATTTGCAGAGGCATCAGGTATTCCGTACGAGCTTGGCTTAATCAAAAATCGCTATGTAGGGCGTACGTTTATTCAACCCTCGCAAGAATTGCGTGAACGCGGTGTAAAGATGAAGCTCTCTCCTGTTCGCGGTATTGTAGAAGGTAAGCGTGTGGTAATGATTGATGATTCCATTGTGCGCGGCACAACGAGTAGAAGGATTGTACAAATGCTGCGTGATGCCGGCGCGACAGAGGTGCATGTGCGCATTGCGGCACCGCCGATCGTTAATCCATGCTACTACGGTATTGACACATCCACAAGAGAAGAATTGATTGCATCCAAGCATAGCATAGAAGAAATGCGAGTGCTCATTGGCGCGGATTCTTTGTCTTTTTTAAGTGAAGAGGGTCTTGTTGATGCGGTGGGACGCAAGCGTGGCGAATGCGGTGGACAATGTATGGCTTGCTTTAACGGACAATATCCAACACCGATTTATGGAGAAGAGTTGGTACATCAGCGTAATTAA
- the purM gene encoding phosphoribosylformylglycinamidine cyclo-ligase: MAHSYKEAGVDIEAGYEAVTRMKKHVQKTTRPEVLGGLGGFGGMFDISKFGMQEPVLISGTDGVGTKLMLAFMMDKHGTIGIDAVAMCVNDIVVQGAEPLFFLDYIACGKADPARIESIVKGVAEGCLQAGCSLIGGETAEMPGMYAENEYDLAGFTVGIADKQRLITGKSIEAGDVLIGLSSNGIHSNGYSLVRKVLLEQGQLSLHETYGNLETTLGEELLRPTRIYVKPILEALKHFDIKGMAHITGGGFIENIPRMLPEGIGAEIDYGSWPIPPIFDLLQETGDLNRNEMFNIFNMGIGMVLAVSESEFAGVIRLLEAQGEKAYIIGRAASGEGVTFGGGAVV; this comes from the coding sequence GTGGCACATTCTTATAAAGAAGCGGGAGTCGATATTGAAGCGGGATATGAAGCGGTGACGCGCATGAAAAAGCATGTTCAAAAAACGACTCGTCCCGAGGTTTTGGGCGGTTTAGGCGGATTTGGCGGCATGTTTGATATCTCGAAGTTCGGTATGCAGGAGCCAGTTTTAATTTCCGGTACAGATGGTGTAGGCACAAAGCTGATGTTAGCGTTTATGATGGATAAGCATGGTACAATTGGAATCGATGCAGTGGCCATGTGTGTAAACGATATTGTGGTACAGGGAGCAGAACCATTGTTTTTCCTAGACTACATCGCTTGTGGTAAAGCAGATCCTGCCCGAATTGAAAGTATTGTAAAAGGAGTGGCAGAAGGTTGTTTACAAGCCGGTTGCTCTTTAATTGGCGGTGAAACTGCGGAAATGCCAGGAATGTACGCTGAGAATGAATATGATCTAGCTGGATTTACAGTTGGAATTGCTGATAAGCAAAGGCTGATCACAGGAAAAAGCATTGAAGCAGGGGATGTATTAATTGGTCTATCCTCAAATGGTATTCACAGCAACGGTTATTCGCTTGTGCGAAAAGTGCTACTAGAACAAGGACAATTGTCTCTGCATGAAACATATGGAAATTTGGAAACGACGCTTGGAGAAGAATTGCTTCGTCCGACACGTATTTATGTGAAACCCATCCTAGAAGCGTTGAAGCATTTTGATATTAAAGGAATGGCACATATTACAGGCGGAGGCTTCATTGAAAATATTCCTCGTATGCTTCCGGAAGGAATCGGGGCAGAAATTGATTACGGCTCTTGGCCTATTCCCCCAATCTTTGATTTGCTGCAAGAAACAGGGGACCTGAACCGAAATGAAATGTTCAATATTTTCAATATGGGCATCGGTATGGTACTTGCAGTGTCAGAATCAGAGTTTGCAGGTGTTATTAGATTGCTAGAAGCGCAGGGAGAAAAAGCATATATTATCGGCCGAGCGGCTTCAGGAGAAGGTGTAACGTTTGGCGGAGGAGCAGTCGTATGA
- the purN gene encoding phosphoribosylglycinamide formyltransferase gives MKIAVFASGNGSNFQAIIDAMENGALSVEIGLLVCDKAGAMAIERAKAHSIPTFVFAAKSYASKEAFETDILKQLRIHNIEWIFLAGYMRLIGTVLLEAYKGRIVNIHPSLLPAFPGKDAVGQALEAGATETGVTIHFVDEGMDTGPVIAQAPVSIEPSDTHESLHQKIQALEHTLYIQTIQTLVTGVKLS, from the coding sequence ATGAAAATAGCGGTATTCGCTTCGGGGAACGGCTCCAATTTTCAAGCGATAATAGATGCAATGGAGAATGGTGCGCTGTCAGTGGAAATTGGTCTGCTCGTTTGTGATAAAGCAGGGGCGATGGCTATTGAGCGAGCAAAAGCGCATAGTATTCCGACCTTTGTATTTGCAGCTAAAAGTTATGCTTCTAAAGAAGCTTTTGAAACAGATATTTTGAAGCAGCTGCGTATTCATAACATAGAATGGATCTTTCTCGCTGGTTATATGCGTTTGATTGGTACAGTTTTATTGGAGGCGTATAAAGGTCGCATTGTCAACATTCATCCGTCGCTATTACCTGCTTTTCCAGGCAAAGACGCGGTAGGTCAGGCTTTGGAGGCCGGGGCAACGGAGACAGGCGTAACCATTCACTTTGTTGATGAAGGCATGGACACTGGGCCGGTGATTGCGCAGGCACCCGTGTCAATCGAACCGAGTGATACGCATGAAAGCCTGCATCAAAAAATTCAAGCGCTAGAACATACCTTGTACATCCAGACCATTCAAACTTTAGTAACAGGAGTGAAATTGTCATGA
- the purH gene encoding bifunctional phosphoribosylaminoimidazolecarboxamide formyltransferase/IMP cyclohydrolase, producing MKKRALVSVSDKTGIVEFVKGLIEADVEVISTGGTKKLLQENGLNVIGISEVTGFPEIMDGRVKTLHPNIHGGLLAVRDNETHVAQMNELGIQPIDFVVVNLYPFKQTIAKPDVTFEDAIENIDIGGPTMIRSAAKNHEYVAVIVDPTDYSAVLTELKESGDVSKEAKRKLAAKVFRHTAAYDALISEYLTKQTGEESPETITVTFEKKQDLRYGENPHQKATFYKSPFVAASSIAYAKQLHGKELSYNNINDADAALSIVKEFEQPAVVAIKHMNPCGVGIGADIHEAYQRAYEADPVSIFGGIVAANREIDKATAEKLHEIFLEIIIAPSFSQEALDILQSKKNLRLLTVDIAKEKAANKMTSVQGGLLVQEEDVLSLEAANITIPTKRQPTEQEWEDLKLGWKVVKHVKSNAIVLTKDNMTIGVGAGQMNRVGAANIAIAQAGEKAIGASLASDAFFPMDDTVEAAAKAGVTAIIQPGGSIRDEDSIKKADEYGIAMVFTGVRHFKH from the coding sequence ATGAAAAAACGTGCGTTAGTAAGTGTATCTGATAAAACGGGCATTGTGGAATTCGTTAAAGGATTAATAGAAGCAGATGTTGAGGTTATTTCTACAGGAGGCACGAAAAAGCTGCTGCAAGAAAATGGCTTGAACGTAATCGGTATTTCTGAAGTAACGGGATTCCCTGAAATTATGGATGGACGCGTTAAAACACTTCACCCGAATATTCATGGCGGCTTGCTTGCAGTTCGTGACAACGAAACACATGTGGCGCAAATGAATGAGCTTGGTATTCAGCCCATCGACTTTGTTGTAGTTAACTTATATCCGTTTAAACAAACGATCGCGAAGCCGGATGTAACATTTGAGGATGCGATTGAAAATATTGATATTGGTGGCCCAACAATGATTCGTTCCGCTGCGAAAAATCACGAATATGTTGCTGTCATCGTAGATCCTACTGATTACTCTGCAGTTCTTACAGAATTAAAGGAAAGTGGCGATGTGTCTAAGGAAGCAAAGCGTAAGCTGGCGGCAAAAGTATTCCGTCACACAGCTGCATACGACGCTTTAATCTCTGAATACCTAACAAAGCAAACAGGTGAAGAAAGCCCTGAGACAATTACAGTTACTTTTGAGAAGAAACAGGATTTGCGCTACGGTGAAAATCCGCATCAAAAAGCGACTTTCTATAAAAGTCCATTCGTAGCTGCTTCCTCGATTGCGTATGCAAAGCAGCTGCATGGTAAAGAATTGTCGTACAATAATATTAATGATGCAGATGCTGCGCTTAGCATTGTAAAGGAATTCGAACAGCCAGCTGTTGTGGCAATTAAACATATGAACCCATGCGGCGTTGGAATCGGTGCTGATATCCATGAGGCGTACCAACGTGCGTACGAAGCTGATCCGGTTTCTATTTTTGGAGGTATTGTAGCGGCGAATCGTGAGATTGATAAAGCAACAGCTGAAAAATTGCATGAGATTTTCTTAGAAATTATCATTGCGCCTTCCTTCTCGCAAGAAGCACTGGATATCTTACAAAGCAAGAAGAATCTTCGTCTATTAACGGTAGACATTGCGAAAGAGAAGGCAGCTAATAAAATGACGTCTGTACAAGGTGGCTTACTTGTCCAAGAAGAGGATGTTCTATCCTTAGAGGCTGCAAATATCACAATTCCAACAAAGCGTCAGCCTACTGAACAAGAATGGGAAGATCTAAAGCTTGGCTGGAAAGTTGTAAAGCATGTGAAATCAAACGCCATCGTGCTGACGAAGGACAATATGACGATTGGTGTCGGCGCAGGCCAGATGAATCGTGTTGGTGCAGCTAATATTGCAATCGCACAAGCAGGAGAAAAAGCAATAGGGGCATCCCTTGCATCTGATGCATTCTTCCCAATGGATGATACGGTAGAAGCGGCGGCGAAGGCTGGCGTAACGGCAATCATTCAGCCTGGTGGCTCTATTCGCGATGAGGATTCTATTAAAAAGGCGGATGAATACGGAATCGCAATGGTATTTACAGGTGTTCGTCACTTTAAACACTAA